The Anoplolepis gracilipes chromosome 17, ASM4749672v1, whole genome shotgun sequence genome window below encodes:
- the LOC140675219 gene encoding kinesin-like protein KIF13A isoform X1 gives MASDKIKVAVRVRPFNRRELELGTQCVVEMTGQQTILQHPITMDKIDRNKPKTFAFDHCFYSLEPGTENFASQDVVFDALGRDILDNAFQGYNACIFAYGQTGSGKSYTMMGSGENKGIIPRLCDSLFDMIAKQQSSELTYKVEVSYMEIYNEKVHDLLDPKQNKQSLKVREHNVLGPYVDGLSQLAVTSFQDIDNLMAEGNKSRTVAATNMNSESSRSHAVFSVILTQTLTDSKSGVSGEKVSRMSLVDLAGSERAVKTGAVGDRLKEGSNINKSLTTLGLVISKLADQNSVNNNKKKDNFVPYRDSVLTWLLKDNLGGNSKTVMVATISPAADNYEETLSTLRYADRAKRIVNHAVVNEDPNARIIRELRQEVETLKEMLLHATGSIVGQQRTDITEKLSESERLMKEMSQTWEEKLVKTERLQHERQQALEKMGISVQASGIQVEKSKYYLVNLNDDPSLNELLVYYLKERTLVGGRSAKTEQDIQLHGLGILPEHCVITIEESGLYMTPLNGARCFVNGTQVVDKTLLQHGDRIVWGNHHFFRVNCPRSATAINSEPQTPAQNIDYNFAREELMLNELSNDPIQRAIARLEKQHEEDKQVALEKQRQEYERQFQQLRNILSPSTPYSPYVPYDPLRGSQSGKLPACTPTTQMRVEKWAQERDEMFKRSLGQLKTDILKANALVQEANFLAEEMGKQTKFSVTLQIPPNNLSPNRKSVFFQRGAFVSEPAILVKRANTGSQVWSMEKLENKLVDMREMYEDPHNYQRLSAIKDELPGKTQDPFYESQENHNLIGVANIFLEVLFHDVRLDYHTPIISQQGEVAGRLQVEISRISGQFPQDRICEAASESSADSTSSEPEDYSGGSSHITCRVTIKQATGLPLSLSHFVFCQYMFWGHPELIAVPPIVNAELPNSNCIIGQRDSLAFKFDHTKDFTVPITEEFMEHAAEGALSIEVWGHRSAGFSRSKPGWEVEQQQLAKARSLADRWSELTRKIELWVEIQELNEQGEYSPVEVAVKQDTCTGGIYQLRQGQQRRIQVRVKPVQNSGTLPIICQSILNIAVGSVSVRNRLQIPLDSYQDEDLSILREKWSDALMRRRQYLDQQIQKLINKQDKTEQDMEREQSLVDQWVSLTEERNAVLVPAAGSGIPGAPADWTPPAGMEPHIPVLFLDLNADDLSTHQSGEEVSVTGLNSILPKEHGNKFYNLPIIRHLEKDVCAIAAWDSSIHDNVHLNRVTDANERVFLILKTTVRLSHPAPMDLVLRKRLALNIYKRQSITDRIFKRIVRTDCLAQTGVTYEVVSNIPKASEELEDRESLAQIAASGEDNSLCDGETYIEKYTRGVSAVESILTLDRLRQSVAVKELLQAQGQPLMRKTASVPNFSQIMRFDTSMDSLNVTRSESVTDLNTELNGLPHPRRASIGHTRNDENFISAPPKPFGIGSILNSARPTFLNLNLNLNSLTRLQQSTSAKSSPNIVSSKLGPRMTTLHEETSNVGNQAFTPINDDDEEKSDADYSEYEAYQAPPKPVKPLTSSRTLDSLVELQSTKINTPSMSSSGYGSQAVSTTNLTSEDSISIKSISVDETPDLEYRNPIDNKKPEKMDSSLVEETPEEYLGEVNSALDNLDISQSACTEEYSKKNLEETATYVDTDIDSPISSTKSENETNSNVIHIETRKKSTHDQIFDDRRKSTVEISQASNSGDDSPTEGTSVVHTKLPPGKVVRRKKTCSGTGRPTSSQHRASFPMVRPQFSESKAAARLEQTLQPNMPYENGDNSSSERIDADDVSDKSSAFGSRHDLTRMETIVPDWVVVGESVLVRPYSYSGVIAYVGPTEFASGTWIGVELDAPTGKNDGAVNGHRYFSCRPKCGIFVKVDKLIQDRRGRALRSYTKQESAPAPSTLMRRSISKGEGLHSLHRSRSRGEGLSTAGTLRSFSRGK, from the exons AGCTGGAACTCGGTACGCAATGCGTCGTCGAGATGACAGGGCAGCAAACCATCTTACAGCATCCTATCACGATGGACAAAATCGATCG GAACAAGCCGAAAACTTTCGCTTTCGACCACTGTTTTTATTCCCTGGAACCTGGAACGGAGAATTTTGCGAGTCAAGATGTCGTTTTCGATGCCCTGGGTCGTGATATTTTGGATAATGCATTTCAGGGATACAACGCCTGTATATTTGCCTACGGACAAACCG GCTCCGGAAAGTCTTACACAATGATGGGTAGTGGCGAGAACAAAGGGATAATACCACGCTTGTGCGACAGTCTCTTTGACATGATAGCGAAGCAACAAAGTTCCGAGCTCACGTACAAGGTTGAGGTCTCGTACATGGAGATCTACAACGAGAAGGTGCACGATCTCTTGGATCCAAAACAAAACAAACAATCGCTCAAAGTCAGAGAGCACAATGTCCTGGGGCCCTACGTAGACGGACTTAGTCAATTGGCAGTTACTTCCTTTCAG GATATCGACAATCTTATGGCGGAGGGCAACAAGTCGCGGACCGTCGCTGCGACGAATATGAATTCCGAGAGCTCCCGTTCGCACGCCGTATTCTCGGTAATCCTCACGCAAACGTTAACCGATTCGAAAAGCGGGGTTAGCGGAGAAAAGGTCTCGCGGATGAGCTTGGTGGATTTAGCTGGAAGCGAAAGGGCTGTGAAAACTGGAGCAGTGGGTGATAGACTTAAAGAAGGAAGCAATATTAACAA GTCCCTAACGACGTTGGGTCTAGTCATTTCGAAATTGGCGGATCAGAATTCTGTCAACAACAACAAGAAGAAGGATAACTTTGTGCCGTATAGAGATTCAGTCCTTACATGGCTCTTGaag gaTAATCTTGGGGGCAACAGCAAAACTGTTATGGTGGCCACTATATCGCCGGCAGCGGACAATTATGAAGAAACGTTATCAACTCTCCGATATGCCGATAGAGCGAAGAGGATAGTCAATCATGCCGTGGTTAATGAAGATCCTAATGCCAGAATTATTCGTGAACTCAGACAAGAGGTCGAAACATTGAAGGAAATGTTGTTACACGCCACA GGATCTATTGTCGGCCAACAGCGTACAGACATTACGGAAAAGCTATCAGAATCAGAACGATTGATGAAGGAAATGTCACAGACATGGGAGGAGAAGCTAGTGAAAACCGAGAGATTACAACATGAGAGGCAGCAGGCTCTCGAAAAAATGGGGATAAGCGTACAAGCGTCCGGCATTCAAGTAGAAAAGAGCAAGTACTACTTGGTTAATTTAAACGATGATCCAAGTTTGAACGAGTTATTGGTTTATTACCTTAAG GAAAGGACTCTCGTAGGTGGTCGTTCGGCCAAGACAGAACAGGATATTCAATTGCACGGCTTGGGTATACTACCAGAACATTGTGTTATCACGATAGAAGAGTCAGGTCTGTACATGACGCCGTTGAATGGTGCTCGATGCTTTGTCAACGGTACGCAAGTCGTAGACAAGACTCTGTTACAACATGGCGATAGAATTGTTTGGGGAAATCATCATTTCTTCAGAGTCAACTGTCCAAGAAGCGCTACAG CAATCAATAGCGAACCGCAAACTCCCGCTCAGAATATCGACTACAACTTTGCCAGAGAGGAGCTTATGCTTAATGAACTTTCGAACGATCCAATTCAACGAGCAATTGCGAGGCTGGAGAAACAACACGAGGAAGATAAACAg GTCGCTCTTGAAAAGCAACGGCAGGAATATGAACGACAGTTTCAACAGCTGCGCAACATATTGTCTCCCTCTACGCCGTATTCGCCTTATGTACCATACGATCCTCTGAGAGGTAGTCAAAGCGGAAAGCTCCCGGCTTGTACACCAACGACGCAAATGCGCGTAGAGAAGTGGGCACAGGAGCGAGACGAGATGTTCAAGCGGAGTTTAGGTCAATTGAAGACCGACATTTTAAAAGCCAATGCGTTGGTACAGGAGGCTAATTTCCTCGCGGAGGAGATGGGCAAACAGACGAAATTTAGCGTCACCCTGCAAATTCCTCCAAATAATCTAAGTCCAAATAGAAAG AGTGTATTCTTTCAGCGGGGCGCGTTTGTCAGTGAGCCCGCAATTTTAGTGAAGAGAGCGAATACGGGTAGTCAAGTGTGGTCTATGGAAAaactagaaaataaattgGTCGATATGCGAGAAATGTACGAGGATCCTCACAATTATCAACGATTATCTGCGATTAAG gaCGAGTTGCCAGGAAAAACACAAGATCCATTTTATGAATCCCAGGAGAATCACAATCTTATCGGCGtcgcaaatattttcttagaaGTGCTATTCCATGACGTACGGTTAGATTATCACACTCCAATTATTAGTCAGCAAGGAGAGGTCGCTGGTCGACTGCAAGTCGAAATAAGTCGCATATCCGGGCAATTTCCTCAAGATCGGATTTGCGAGGCCGCTTCAGAATCTTCCGCGGACTCGACGTCCTCCGAACCGGAGGATTATTCCGGAGGATCTAGCCACATTACTTGTCGTGTAACAATAAAACAGGCCACCGGTTTACCGCTCTCGTTAAGCCATTTTGTGTTTTGTCAATATATGTTTTGGGGTCACCCAGAACTGATAGCCGTACCACCTATAGTAAACGCGGAATTACCTAACTCGAATTGCATCATCGGACAGAGAGATTCGTTGGCATTTAAGTTTGATCATACAAAGGATTTCACCGTACCAATTACGGAGGAATTTATGGAACATGCTGCAG AGGGAGCGTTGAGTATAGAGGTATGGGGCCATCGCAGCGCAGGTTTCTCACGTAGTAAACCTGGATGGGAAGTGGAGCAACAACAATTGGCGAAAGCTAGATCGCTCGCTGATCGATGGTCGGAATTAACGAGAAAGATCGAATTGTGGGTGGAGATACAAGAACTCAATGAGCAGGGAGAATATTCGCCCGTCGAAGTCGCAGTGAAGCAAGATACGTGTACAG GTGGCATTTATCAACTTCGGCAAGGCCAGCAACGTCGGATACAAGTACGAGTGAAACCGGTACAAAATTCCGGAACTCTGCCGATTATCTGTCAATCGATATTGAATATTGCCGTTGGGAGCGTATCCGTACGAAACCGACTGCAAATTCCATTAGATAGTTACCAAGATGAAGATCTGAGCATATTGAGAGAGAAGTGGAGCGATGCTTTAATGAGAAGACGACAGTATCTTGATCAACAAATTCAGAAACTCATTAATAAACaag ACAAAACGGAACAAGATATGGAGCGAGAACAAAGTCTAGTCGATCAGTGGGTTAGTCTTACAGAGGAACGAAATGCCGTTCTGGTTCCTGCGGCAGGCTCGGGTATTCCCGGTGCTCCTGCTGATTGGACTCCTCCTGCAGGAATGGAACCTCATATCCCCGTATTATTCCTCGATCTCAAcg CTGATGATCTCTCAACACATCAATCGGGAGAAGAAGTGTCAGTGACAGGATTGAACTCGATCCTACCTAAAGAACAtggaaacaaattttataatctaccGATCATTCGGCATTTGGAGAAAGACGTATGTGCCATCGCCGCTTGGGATTCCAGTATACATGACAACGTACATCTTAACAGAGTGACCGATG CAAACGAAAGAGTATTCTTAATCCTGAAGACGACCGTTCGCTTGTCACATCCGGCACCAATGGACCTTGTGCTGCGTAAAAGATTAGCTTTAAACATCTACAAGAGGCAGAGCATCACGGatagaattttcaagagaatcGTCCGAACTGATTGCTTAGCGCAAACCGGCGTCACCTATGAGGTAGTTTCAAACATACCAAAAGCGAGCGAAGAGCTAGAAGATCGCGAAAGCTTGGCGCAAATTGCTGCCAGTGGAGAAGATAATAGTTTATGCGACGGAGAAACATATATAG aaaaatatactcGCGGTGTGTCAGCTGTTGAAAGTATATTAACATTGGACCGATTACGACAAAGTGTCGCTGTAAAAGAATTGTTACAAGCACAAGGGCAGCCACTGATGCGGAAAACTGCGAGTGTTCCAAACTTCTCGCAG ATTATGAGATTCGACACGTCGATGGACTCGTTGAATGTTACTCGTTCGGAAAGCGTAACAGATCTTAATACAGAACTGAATGGTCTCCCACATCCGCGACGCGCGTCCATAGGTCACACGAGAAATGATGAAAATTTCATATCTGCACCGCCAAAGCCATTTGGAATTG GCTCCATTCTCAACTCAG CGAGACCAACTTTCCTGAATCTCAACCTGAATCTCAACTCATTGACACGTCTTCAACAGTCTACCTCTGCCAAGT CATCTCCAAATATAGTCAGTAGCAAACTGGGTCCTCGTATGACTACCTTGCATGAGGAAACGTCAAATGTTGGAAATCAAGCATTTACTCCCATCAATGACGATGACGAGGAGAAAAGCGACGCCGATTACTCTGAATATGAGGCATATCag GCTCCACCAAAACCGGTAAAGCCGTTAACTTCTTCACGCACACTGGATTCTTTGGTTGAGCTACAATCGACCAAGATCAACACGCCAAGTATGAGTAGTAGCGGTTACGGTTCTCAGGCTGTTTCCACGACAAATCTAACGTCGGAAGACTCCATTTCCATTAAATCCATCAGCGTGGACGAGACCCCGGATCTCGAGTATCGTAATCCTATCGATAACAAGAAACCTGAGAAGATGGATAGTTCCCTCGTTGAAGAAACGCCTGAAGAATATCTGGGCGAAGTAAACTCTGCGTTGGATAACTTGGATATCTCACAGAGCGCTTGCACAGAGG aatattctaaaaaaaatctagaagAGACGGCAACATACGTGGATACTGACATTGATAGCCCAATTTCTTCTACAAAGAGTGAAAATGAAACCAACAGTAACGTGATTCACATCGAAACTCGGAAGAAAAGCACACATGATCAGATTTTTGACGATAGGAGAAAAAGCACGGTGGAAATCAGTCAGGCATCTAATTCGGGAGATGATAGTCCCACGGAGGGGACCTCAGTCGTACATACCAAACTGCCACCCGGCAag gtCGTGCGAAGAAAAAAGACTTGTAGCGGTACTGGAAGGCCTACCAGTTCACAGCATAGAGCTTCGTTTCCTATGGTCCGTCCACAATTTTCCGAGAGTAAGGCTGCAGCACGTTTGGAACAAACGCTACAACCTAATATGCCATATGAAAACGGCGACAATAGTTCTTCGGAGAGAATCGACG CAGATGATGTCAGCGATAAAAGTTCGGCTTTTGGCTCAAGACACGATTTAACTCGAATGGAAACTATTGTACCAGATTGGGTCGTCGTTGGTGAATCAGTTTTGGTTCGTCCCTACAGTTATTCCGGAGTCATAGCATATGTCGGCCCTACAGAGTTTGCATCCGGAACTTGGATAGGAGTTGAACTTGACGCTCCAACTG GCAAGAATGATGGTGCTGTTAATGGTCACAGATATTTTAGTTGTAGACCAAAATGTGGTATATTTGTTAAAGTGGATAAGTTAATTCAAGATAGACGGGGACGAGCGCTTAGAAGTTACACCAAACAAGAATCTGCACCAGCACCATCCACGTTAATGCGCAGGAGCATTAGCAAGG GGGAAGGCTTACATTCCTTGCACCGAAGTCGCAGCCGAGGGGAAGGCCTCTCTACAGCAGGTACACTACGTTCTTTTTCACGCGGCAAATAA